One window of the Corvus moneduloides isolate bCorMon1 chromosome 10, bCorMon1.pri, whole genome shotgun sequence genome contains the following:
- the LOC116448886 gene encoding uncharacterized protein LOC116448886, with amino-acid sequence MALALRLLLLLLLAVALPARAAQAAPMGARGAGPPRGKNMDIPGEDKKSLEASELLDQMLSDLERRRGMNRKMVAHPTGNNGSVQAPAAGKEELPATGTGPGDVLGKSDKNAQETPSSPRVFCPQDVRKSCMVGTVVTLITVPLSMCPCAMSGFRWWKGKKHRPATAPASHSQEGPTLPRRPREPKDKPPSGEAEALRYPPTSSPPEPATLVLQLGLKLDQPEQGLGHQQLGASALLYKYYVLPVGTSQRDRDSAAGRAGRSASSAGAAPGQRRGSGGPAPPVPPIPSRPAAGRGRGRALGRAGARDGRAAPRDGRARWSRLRAGDPYGRPARRTQWLVSALAYDYGLDRGVENEIVVLATGLDQYLQEIFHHLDCAGAGRIPGEDFRTLCQVLGLEEAADPEECAGLWDGLSAELTFRQFHARLCGHFSTRAGGAGPRLPLGRESEHIETQIRLRSPRRRRRADPAGRGAAGSAERRTPGPCSRECYEEIVALEQAEDRIAKLEEENGSLRELVEDMRAALQSSDARCLALQVGLRKSHASHKEEGTCFIGSKRPLTQNHSQTKCLQSVLKEMELIRSSRDGQIEEAIEFNQELERELKSSQEALVSLEDCNCNLKREQAETRRKVEEARHAVLNSLGKVKELEEKANEVPHLQIYIQQLESQLQHYRSERE; translated from the exons ATGGCCCTTGCTCTGCGCctcttgctcctgctcctgctggcagtggccctgcctgccagggctgcccaggctgctccgaTGGGAGCGCGGGGAGCAG GTCCTCCGAGAGGGAAGAACATGGACATCCCTGGAGAAGACAAGAAATCCCTGGAGGCATCCGAACTGCTGGACCAGATGCTGAGTGATCTGGAGAGACGGCGTG gaATGAACCGAAAGATGGTGGCACATCCCACAGGAAACaatggctctgtgcaagcccctgctgcaggaaaggaggagctgccagccACGGGCACAGGCCCAGGAG ATGTGCTTGGCAAGTCAGACAAAAATGCCCAGGAAACACCGAGCAGCCCGAGAGTTTTCTGCCCCCAGGATGTGCGCAAGTCCTGCATGGTTGGCACAGTGGTGACACTGATCACTGTGCCACTTTCCATGTGTCCCTGTGCTATGTCGGGTTTCCGGTGGTGGAAGGGCAAAAAACA tCGCCCTGCTACAGCTCCAGCGTCCCACAGCCAGGAAGGCCCGACTCTCCCTCGCCGTCCAAGGGAGCCCAAGGACAAGCCC cccagcgGTGAAGCAGAAGCCCTCCGATATCCccccacctcctcccctcccgAGCCAGCCACCCTGGTCCTCCAGCTAGGACTGAAACTGGACCAGCCAGAACAGGGCTTGGGCCACCAACAGCTTGGGGCATCTGCTCTTCTCTACAAATACTATGTATTACCTGTGGGTACCAGCCAGA GGGATCGCGACTCCGCTGCGGGGCGAGCCGGGCGCTCCGCGAGCAGCGCTGGAGCAGCgccggggcagcggcggggcagcggcggccccgccccgcccgtCCCGCCCATCCCATCGCGCCCCgccgcgggccggggccggggccgagcGCTGGGGCGGGCGGGCGCTCGGGATGGTCGGGCAGCGCCGCGGGACGGGCGGGCGCGATGGAGCCGCctgagggctggggaccccTACGGGCGGCCGGCCCGGCGCACGCAGTGGCTGGTCAGCGCCCTCGCCTACGACTACGGGCTGGACCGCGGCGTGGAGAACGAGATCGTCGTGCTGGCCACCGGCCTGGACCAGTACCTGCAGGAGATCTTCCACCACCTGGACTGCGCCGGGGCGGGCCGCATCCCCGGCGAGGACTTCCGCAcgctgtgccaggtgctggggctggaggaggcgGCGGACCCCGAGGAGTGCGCGGGGCTGTGGGACGGGCTCTCGGCCGAGCTCACCTTCCGCCAGTTCCACGCGCGGCTCTGCGGCCACTTCAGCACCcgcgcgggcggcgcggggccgcggctgcCGCTGGGCCGGGAGAGCGAGCACATCGAGACCCAGATCCGCctgcgcagcccccgccgccgccgccgcgcagACCCCGCCGGCCGCGGAGCCGCGGGCAGCGCCGAGCGGCGGACGCCGGGGCCCTGCTCCCGAGAGTGCTACGAGGAGATCGTGGCGCTGGAGCAGGCCGAGGACCGCATCGccaagctggaggaggagaacgGCAGCCTGCGGGAGCTGGTGGAGGACATGCGGGCCGCCCTGCAGAGCAGCGACGCGCGCTGCCTGGCGCTGCAG GTGGGACTGCGGAAGAGCCATGCCAGCCATAAAGAGGAGGGAACCTGTTTCATAGGGAGTAAGAGACCATTAACACAGAACCACTCCCAGACCAAGTGCCTCCAAAGTGTCCTGAAGGAAATGGAGCTCATCcggagctccagggatgggcagatTGAAGAAGCAATCGAGTTCAatcaggagctggagagggagctgAAGAGCTCTCAGGAAGCTCTGGTCAGCCTGGAAGACTGCAACTGTAACCTGAAGAGGGAGCAGGCGGAGACGAGGAGGAAGGTGGAAGAGGCCAGACACGCCGTCCTCAACAGTCTTGGCAAAGTGaaggagctggaagagaaagCTAACGAGGTGCCACATCTGCAAATATACATTCAGCAGCTGGAATCACAACTGCAGCACTACAG GTCGGAAAGGGAGTGA